The region AACGCCCATCTTGAGCCGATCATCGTCCGGGACTGCACGATTCTCGGCAAAGTGATCGGCGTCTATCGCCTGTTCGACTGACTCGTGCCGGCCTGCGCCCATAAAAAAGCTGCCCTGAAAAAAACGGGGCAGCTTTTTTATGAATCAGTAGAGTTCCATATATTGGTCCAATTCCCATTGATGAACCGTTGTCCGGTACATATCCCACTCAATTTCTTTCGCCTCGACGAAATGCTCGAATAAATGTTTGCCGAGCGCATGAACCATCACTTCATCCGACTTCAAGTTTTCCAACGCTTCATGCAGCGTTGCCGGCAAATCGACGATGCCTTCTTCGAGCCGTTCTTCTTTCGTCATGACGTAAATGTTTCGATCCACTGGCGCCGGAGGAGTGAGCTTGTTGCGAATGCCGTCAAGCCCAGCGGCTAAAAGCACCGCCATGGCCAAGTATGGGTTGGCCGACGGGTCAACGCTTCGCACCTCAATGCGCGTGCTCATGCCGCGCGAAGCGGGAATGCGGATGAGCGGGCTGCGGTTGCGCGCCGACCAAGCGACATAGCACGGCGCTTCATAGCCCGGAACAAGCCGTTTGTACGAGTTGACGGTCGGGTTCGTCACCGCCGTAAAGTTCGGCGCATGCTTCAGCACGCCGGCGATAAACTGCCGCGCCGTATCGCTCAACTGCAAGTCGCCGTTCGGATCGAAAAAGGCGTTTTCACCGTTGCGGAACAGCGACAGGTTGCAATGCATTCCCGAACCGTTGATCCCAAAAATCGGCTTCGGCATAAAGGTCGCATGCAATCCGTGTTTGCGGGCGATCGTTTTGACGACGAGCTTAAACGTTTGAATGTCATCGCACGCTTTAATCGCATGGGCGTATTTAAAATCGATCTCATGCTGGCCCGGAGCGACTTCATGATGGGACGCTTCGATTTCAAACCCCATTTCCTCAAGCTCGAGCACAATGTCGCGCCGGCAGTTTTCCCCAAGATCGGTCGGCGCCAAATCGAAATAACCGCCGCGATCGTTCAGCTCCATCGTCGGGTGTCCTTTTTCGTCAAGCTTGAAGAGGAAGAATTCCGGCTCAGCTCCTAAGTTAAAGGCGTTGAAGCCGAGCGCCTCCATCTCTTTCAGCATCCGCTTCAAGTTGTAGCGCGGACAGCCTTCAAACGGCGTGCCGTCCGGATTGTAAATGTCGCAGATAAAGCGGGCGACTTTTCCTTTTTCTGAAGTCCACGGGAAAATGACGAACGTATCCAAGTCCGGATACAAATACATATCCGACTCTTCGATGCGGACAAATCCTTCGATCGACGACCCGTCAAACATAATTTTGTTGTTAAGCGCTTTCTCAAGCTGGCTGATCGGAATTTCGACGTTTTTGATCGTGCCCAAAATATCGGTGAATTGCAGGCGGATGTACTTGACATTTTCCTCTTTGACGATGTGTAGAATGTCGTCACGCGTATATTTTGCCATGTCCAAACTCCTCCCCGGCTCGGAAATCATTTTCCGTCATTAATGAAAGAAGCGAGCGAGATCTCCCTGGCGAAGCGATGCGCGCTGGAACCGGCCGGCCTGCAGCAATTCATTCCGCAAAATTTCGCGCAGTTCTTCGTCCGACAGCTTCGGTTTTCCTGCTTTTTCGACTTTCTCCGCCTGCCCGTGGCGCCCTTCCTCCCGCGCGGCAAAAATTTGCTTAATGCCCGCCAAGTTGACTCCTTGGTCGATCAAATCTTTAATCTCGAGCAAGCGGTCAATGTCATTGAGCGAAAACAGCCGCCGGTTGCCTTCCGTACGCGCCGGCGTGACGAGGCCATGTTCTTCATAATAGCGGATTTGCCGGGCCGATAAGTCGGTCAGCTGCATCACAATCCCAATCGGAAACAATGGCATGGAACGACGAATTTGGCTGCTCATGCCAATTCCTCCTCGCTTTTGATACCTTTATTTTACCATAATGTTAGGAAATGAGTCAATGAAACGTGACGTTTCCTCACAAACAAATCAACCGCTGTTCAAGCAAACGCTCAATGGCGGAACAGACGGCGATTTTCACATGCGAATACGTCAATCCGCCTTGCACATACGCGACATATGGGGGGCGCAACGGCCCGTCGGCCGTCAACTCCATGCTTGCCCCTTGGACGAACGTGCCGGCGGCCATGATCACTTTGTCTTCATAGCCGGGCATGTCGCTCGGATACGGAGTGAAATGAGCGTTGACTGGGGAGGAAGCCTGAATCGCTTGGCAAAACGCCACCATTTGTTCCGGATCGTCAAAACGGACGGACTGAACCAAATCCGTGCGCTTCGCCTTCCATGATGGCGAGGTTGTTAGTCCGATCCGCTCGAGCATCGCCGCCGTAAAAACCGCCCCCTTGAGCGCCTGGCCCACGGTGTGCGGCGCAAGGAAAAAGCCTTGATACATATCCGGCAAGCTGTAAAGCGACGGACCGACTTCCGCTCCAATGCCCGGCGAGGTCATCCGATAGGCGCACGCCTCCACATATTCCCGCTTGCCGACAATGTAGCCGCCCGTTTTCGCCAATCCCCCTCCCGGGTTTTTAATGAGCGAGCCGGCCATCAAATCGGCGCCGACATGGCATGGCTCTTTCTCTTCGACGAATTCGCCATAGCAATTGTCGACAAACACGACGACATCCGGTTTGATCGACTTGACGAATGCAATCATGTCGCCAATCTCTTCGACAGTAAACGACGGCCGGTCCGCATAGCCGCGCGAGCGCTGAATGCCGATCATTTTCGTCCGCTCGTGGATCGCTTCGCGAACAGTTGGAAAGTCGACTGATCCGTCTTCTGTAAGCGGCACGCTCCGGTAGCTGATTTGAAATTCTTTCAACGAACCGATGCCGCGGCCGCGGACGCCGACGATTTCCTCAAGCGTATCGTACGGAGCGCCCGTGATGTAAAGCAATTCATCGCCCGGGCGCAACACGCCAAACAGCGCGATCGCAATCGCGTGCGTGCCGGAAATGATTTGTGGCCGTACAAGGCCTGCTTCGGCGCCGAAGACGTCGGCGTAAATGCGGTCGAGCGTATCGCGGCCGGTATCGTCATAGCCATAGCCGGTCGACGGGATGAAGTGGGCGTCGCTCACTTGATGGCGGCGGAAACTCTCAAGCACGCGGTATTGGTTGACATCGACCAGTTCATCGATGCGGTGGTGAATCGGCGCGATTTGTGCTTCGATTTCCTCGATGAGAAGAGCGATCGTTTCTCCGTGTTTCCATTGCGTCCAAAACATAGATGAACCCTTTCTATCGTTGGAATGGTTGCAGCTCCCCGTACAGCGGGTGCGTCGGCAGCACGTACCCTTGGCAGTCGTACGTGCCCCCTTGCTCATTATAATGCCATTCGTGCAAAATCGTGTCCGTTTTTAACCGGGCAAGCAATTTTCCTTCGCCGCTTGGGATCGACACGTCGTAACGGGCCATTTGCTGTTTCACCGCCGCTTCAAGAAAATAGCGGAGCCGATCGATGTCGACGGCGGAAAGCGCGCTCATCACGATGGAAGCAGTCGTTGTCGGAATGAATTCCGGCGTTTTTTGATCGCTTTTATTGTACACCGTGACCATTGGAATGGAAGAAGCCCCTAGTTCAGCGAGCAGCCGCGACACCGTCCGCTCGTGCGCGGCGTAGTCCGGATGCGACGAATCGACGACATGGAGCAACAAATCGGCCTCTTTCACTTCCTCAAGCGTCGAGCGGAACGCGGCGACGAGCGTCGTCGGCAAGTCTTGGATGAACCCAAC is a window of Geobacillus kaustophilus DNA encoding:
- the glnA gene encoding type I glutamate--ammonia ligase, which produces MAKYTRDDILHIVKEENVKYIRLQFTDILGTIKNVEIPISQLEKALNNKIMFDGSSIEGFVRIEESDMYLYPDLDTFVIFPWTSEKGKVARFICDIYNPDGTPFEGCPRYNLKRMLKEMEALGFNAFNLGAEPEFFLFKLDEKGHPTMELNDRGGYFDLAPTDLGENCRRDIVLELEEMGFEIEASHHEVAPGQHEIDFKYAHAIKACDDIQTFKLVVKTIARKHGLHATFMPKPIFGINGSGMHCNLSLFRNGENAFFDPNGDLQLSDTARQFIAGVLKHAPNFTAVTNPTVNSYKRLVPGYEAPCYVAWSARNRSPLIRIPASRGMSTRIEVRSVDPSANPYLAMAVLLAAGLDGIRNKLTPPAPVDRNIYVMTKEERLEEGIVDLPATLHEALENLKSDEVMVHALGKHLFEHFVEAKEIEWDMYRTTVHQWELDQYMELY
- a CDS encoding MerR family transcriptional regulator, with product MSSQIRRSMPLFPIGIVMQLTDLSARQIRYYEEHGLVTPARTEGNRRLFSLNDIDRLLEIKDLIDQGVNLAGIKQIFAAREEGRHGQAEKVEKAGKPKLSDEELREILRNELLQAGRFQRASLRQGDLARFFH
- a CDS encoding aminotransferase class I/II-fold pyridoxal phosphate-dependent enzyme, with amino-acid sequence MFWTQWKHGETIALLIEEIEAQIAPIHHRIDELVDVNQYRVLESFRRHQVSDAHFIPSTGYGYDDTGRDTLDRIYADVFGAEAGLVRPQIISGTHAIAIALFGVLRPGDELLYITGAPYDTLEEIVGVRGRGIGSLKEFQISYRSVPLTEDGSVDFPTVREAIHERTKMIGIQRSRGYADRPSFTVEEIGDMIAFVKSIKPDVVVFVDNCYGEFVEEKEPCHVGADLMAGSLIKNPGGGLAKTGGYIVGKREYVEACAYRMTSPGIGAEVGPSLYSLPDMYQGFFLAPHTVGQALKGAVFTAAMLERIGLTTSPSWKAKRTDLVQSVRFDDPEQMVAFCQAIQASSPVNAHFTPYPSDMPGYEDKVIMAAGTFVQGASMELTADGPLRPPYVAYVQGGLTYSHVKIAVCSAIERLLEQRLICL